CTTTGAAAATTCACCAACGCCATTTTACTGGGATGACCCACAGGCACAACCCAACACAGCATACCTTTACAGCCACTTCAGCTTAACCAAGCgcaaccaagagagagagaggcgtaTTCACCCAGCGCCCTGGAGGTCGGTCGAGCTCCTTGCCTACTCCAAGGCTCTCCGCCTTCAGCAAGGGATTTCAAGTCTCCGGGCTCTCGGTTGCAAACGCTTTACGTCCAACCTGAAAGGTTCCGGTTGACGTCTCTTTCTTCCTACCATCTCCTTTCGCGTTTGCCTATGCAAATGTAATATAAAAGCTATGTGTAGACACCGCGCAtagataacacacacacacactcacactacGGAGGGAAATCTTACTATCCAAATAACCTTCCTTTGAGTGATAAACTGCGGAGGGGCTGGCTGAAAGGAAGCTGCTCCTAGCTTGTGGTGCTCGTAAATTCTGCCGCCTGTCTTGGCAGGGCCTTTCAATACCAGGGAATACTGGAGCGTAGCCTGACCCGGAGCCAGTATGTGGTTAGCACAACAAAGCGGCGTTTCTCCTTGGCTGGAAGCAGGAGATAGGACAGCGGGTGCAACCGCGGACAGAGCCTCATTGGAAGGAAATGTCTGGGGCAGACTTCTCAGAACAATGGGAGGTTCCATTCGAGTTAAGCACCCGTTTGACCTCTGCAAAGCCCGTAGCCTTCTATTGGAAACGAAGAGGGTTGGTTTGGAGGATCTTTTAGTAAGCAGACGGGCCCAGCTATTGGCCGCCCACCTCAAACACCACCCCCAACCCGGACGAAAGACTTAAGTCATAAATGGATTTAATCAAGGACGCGGAGGGGGCAGCATTAGATCAGGCTGCTTCGCTTTCCCTGCCCCTAAGCTCCTGCAGGAACAACACGCCGcctttgtgaaagaaagaaaagtggctGGACTGTAAAGTCGCCGGTGGTCTCCCGGGAGCGAGAACCTTCCGCACACAATCGTCGCCTTTTTAGGTTCGCCTCTGCGCTTTAAGCGCAGGGCTAAGCCTGCAAATTCTAAGTTTTGTTCTCCAGCGAGCACCTGCTGCTGGGACACTTTGgagacccttccctccccctcccgcccCATCTTTCCTATCCTTATCCATCGCGGACAATGAGGAGCAGGTTTCTCTTGGATTATGGGGCGCCAAGACCCATAGAGACGTgcttggaaggagggagggagggggaagaggaggtagCAGGAAAGCCCTCGGCGCTGGACTGCATTGCCACTTCAAGCACTTCTTTGAAGACTAGCGGCGCTTCTACGCTTGGAAACGAGGCTGGTTACTATCAgggtcttatgttcttatgtttaggGTCCCACTGATAGTAACCAGCCTCGCTTCCAAGCCAGCGGGGAGAGCGTTGTCTGTATTTCTTAGCAGCGCTGACAGGCGAATCCCGCTCCTGAAAATGCGGCGCAAAGTTGGCGAGAGAAAAGTCTCGCTCAAAGTGAAGCCTGTCTTGCCAACCGAGAAGGTACCTCCGTTAGAGGCCAAGTCCCCCAAGCCATCGGGACTCTCCAAGGAAAGCGTGGGGAAAGGGATACTAGCAGCCCAGCCCTGCAGCAAGCATTGCTTTCCACCCATCGAATGGCTTTGACACTTCTCTTTAACTCCCTCTCCCGCTGCCCCTTAGCCTTCCGCGTCTTTGCGGGAGGAGAGGAGATGCCCTAAGAGAAATGAGGCCGGAGGGAAGAGTTCTACCAAGTTGGCCATTAAGCAAAACTGGGGCACCCCTCTCCTCTCCGGCCCCTCTGGAGCACTTTGACTGCTGTTTTGCCCTTCCcctgcaaagggggggggagggagagagagagagaggcggctTTGAGTTTTCCACGGCTTTGCATAGAGGGCTGAGGCTCATCTGGTTCCCCTACCCACCGGGGCGCAGCGCAGGTGGCCAAGAGCGACTGAGCGGCTCCTTCTGCTTTCTCGGTGCTTGTTCATCTgtttcttctcccccctctctttctttgccttttccttccccactccccccCACACGTGCGTgcgctccttccttctctccctccttagaGTTTGAttacaaagagatggagagagagagagagggaaagagagagagacgctGTGTTGGAGGCGTGGTGTCAGCACCAGGGCCGGGGCCAATGGGAGGCTCCCCCTGAGCCGGTTGCTAGAGGTCTCCACGTAAATCAAAGCGCAGGGAGCCAATGGGggccggagggagggagggagaaagggacgCGTGCCTTTGCAGTGGGCTCTGCCAAAGCGGACTTTGCGGGGGAAGCGAGCGGGCGAGAGGAGCCCGAGGCGAAAAAGTAGCTGTCAAATGCGCGGCTCCTTTAAGCGGAGCCCTCAGTCCGGCTCGGAGAGTCATGGCGACCACAGCGTCTAACCACTACAGCCTGCTTACCTCCAGCTCGCCCATGGTGCACGCCGAGCCGCCGGGGAGCATGCAGCCGGGCGCCGGCTACCGAGACGCCCAGGCTCTGGTGCAGGCGGACTACGCGCTGCAGACCAACGGGCACCCGCTCAGCCACGCTCACCAGTGGATCACGGCGCTGTcccacggcggcggcggcgggggaggcggcggaggaggaggcggcggaggtggaggcggcggaggcaacggcggggACTCGCCGTGGTCCCCCAGCCCGCTGGGCCAGCAGGACATCAAGCCCTCGGTGGTGCAGGCCGGCGGCCGGGGCGACGAGCTTCAGcaggcgcagcagcagcagcagcagcagcatcaccAGCAAGGCAGACCCCCGCACTTGGTCCACCACGCCGGGAGCCACCACGCCGCCGCCGTGGCCGCCGCCGTGGCTTGGAGGACCGGCGGCTCGGCTCACCTGCCGCCCGGCATGGCCGCGGCCAACGGGGGCGGCCAAGGCGGCTTGCTTTACGCGCAACCGCCGGGCTTCACCGTCAACGGGATGCTGGGCTCGGGCCAGCCGGGCATGCACCACCACAGCCTGCGGGATGCCCACGACGAGCCGCCTCCGCCCCCGCCGCctccgcagcagcagcagcagcagcagcctccccCTCCTCACCACCCGGATCACCTCTCGCAGCAGCCCCAGCACCCGCACCTCCACCCGCACGGGGGCCAGCCTcctccgcctccgcctccgccGCACCATCAC
This genomic window from Erythrolamprus reginae isolate rEryReg1 chromosome 1, rEryReg1.hap1, whole genome shotgun sequence contains:
- the POU3F2 gene encoding POU domain, class 3, transcription factor 2 translates to MATTASNHYSLLTSSSPMVHAEPPGSMQPGAGYRDAQALVQADYALQTNGHPLSHAHQWITALSHGGGGGGGGGGGGGGGGGGGGNGGDSPWSPSPLGQQDIKPSVVQAGGRGDELQQAQQQQQQQHHQQGRPPHLVHHAGSHHAAAVAAAVAWRTGGSAHLPPGMAAANGGGQGGLLYAQPPGFTVNGMLGSGQPGMHHHSLRDAHDEPPPPPPPPQQQQQQQPPPPHHPDHLSQQPQHPHLHPHGGQPPPPPPPPHHHHHEAHSDEDTPTSDDLEQFAKQFKQRRIKLGFTQADVGLALGTLYGNVFSQTTICRFEALQLSFKNMCKLKPLLNKWLEEADSSSGSPTSIDKIAAQGRKRKKRTSIEVSVKGALESHFLKCPKPSAQEITSLADSLQLEKEVVRVWFCNRRQKEKRMTPPGGALPGAEDVYGASRDTPPPHHGVQTPVQ